The following are encoded in a window of Microtus ochrogaster isolate Prairie Vole_2 linkage group LG7_11, MicOch1.0, whole genome shotgun sequence genomic DNA:
- the Rwdd4 gene encoding RWD domain-containing protein 4 isoform X1 — translation MGANEDQEMELEALRSIYEGDESFRELSPVSFQYRIGEDGDPKAFLIEISWTETYPQTPPVISMNAFFNNTISSAVKQSILAKLQEAVEVNLGTAMTYTLFEYAKDNKEQFMENHHPGNSTPTPIANIVSVEAPSTAPSSKKKDKKEQLSKAQKRKLADKTDHKGELPRGWNWVDVVKHLVAAVPPVTCVDT, via the exons ATGGGTGCCAACGAGGACCAGGAG atggaacTAGAAGCTTTACGTTCTATTTATGAAGGAGATGAAAGCTTCCGGGAATTAAGTCCGGTGTCGTTTCAGTACAGG ATAGGTGAAGATGGTGATCCCAAAGCCTTCCTAATAGAGATTTCCTGGACAGAGACCTATCCCCAGACACCTCCGGTTATATCTATGAACGCCTTTTTTAACAACACCAT CTCCTCGGCTGTGAAACAGAGCATCTTAGCCAAGCTACAGGAAGCGGTAGAAGTGAACCTTGGCACCGCCATGACCTACACGTTGTTCGAGTATGCAAAGGACAATAAAGAGCAGTTCATGGAGAACCACCATCCTGGGAATTCTACGCCA ACACCCATAGCCAATATCGTCTCTGTTGAAGCTCCCAGCACAGCCCCATCAagtaagaaaaaagacaagaaagaacaaCTTTCCAAAGCTCAGAAACGCAAGCTGGCAGATAAGACGG ATCACAAAGGGGAGCTCCCTCGAGGCTGGAACTGGGTTGATGTCGTGAAG CAT CTGGTGGCAGCGGTGCCTCCTGTTACCTGTGTGGACACTTGA
- the Rwdd4 gene encoding RWD domain-containing protein 4 isoform X3, translating into MGANEDQEMELEALRSIYEGDESFRELSPVSFQYRIGEDGDPKAFLIEISWTETYPQTPPVISMNAFFNNTISSAVKQSILAKLQEAVEVNLGTAMTYTLFEYAKDNKEQFMENHHPGNSTPTPIANIVSVEAPSTAPSSKKKDKKEQLSKAQKRKLADKTDHKGELPRGWNWVDVVKHIGSSSVLHFT; encoded by the exons ATGGGTGCCAACGAGGACCAGGAG atggaacTAGAAGCTTTACGTTCTATTTATGAAGGAGATGAAAGCTTCCGGGAATTAAGTCCGGTGTCGTTTCAGTACAGG ATAGGTGAAGATGGTGATCCCAAAGCCTTCCTAATAGAGATTTCCTGGACAGAGACCTATCCCCAGACACCTCCGGTTATATCTATGAACGCCTTTTTTAACAACACCAT CTCCTCGGCTGTGAAACAGAGCATCTTAGCCAAGCTACAGGAAGCGGTAGAAGTGAACCTTGGCACCGCCATGACCTACACGTTGTTCGAGTATGCAAAGGACAATAAAGAGCAGTTCATGGAGAACCACCATCCTGGGAATTCTACGCCA ACACCCATAGCCAATATCGTCTCTGTTGAAGCTCCCAGCACAGCCCCATCAagtaagaaaaaagacaagaaagaacaaCTTTCCAAAGCTCAGAAACGCAAGCTGGCAGATAAGACGG ATCACAAAGGGGAGCTCCCTCGAGGCTGGAACTGGGTTGATGTCGTGAAG CAT ATCGGCAGCTCCTCAGTTTTGCACTTCACATGA
- the Rwdd4 gene encoding RWD domain-containing protein 4 isoform X2, which yields MGANEDQEMELEALRSIYEGDESFRELSPVSFQYRIGEDGDPKAFLIEISWTETYPQTPPVISMNAFFNNTISSAVKQSILAKLQEAVEVNLGTAMTYTLFEYAKDNKEQFMENHHPGNSTPTPIANIVSVEAPSTAPSSKKKDKKEQLSKAQKRKLADKTDHKGELPRGWNWVDVVKHLSKTGSKDDE from the exons ATGGGTGCCAACGAGGACCAGGAG atggaacTAGAAGCTTTACGTTCTATTTATGAAGGAGATGAAAGCTTCCGGGAATTAAGTCCGGTGTCGTTTCAGTACAGG ATAGGTGAAGATGGTGATCCCAAAGCCTTCCTAATAGAGATTTCCTGGACAGAGACCTATCCCCAGACACCTCCGGTTATATCTATGAACGCCTTTTTTAACAACACCAT CTCCTCGGCTGTGAAACAGAGCATCTTAGCCAAGCTACAGGAAGCGGTAGAAGTGAACCTTGGCACCGCCATGACCTACACGTTGTTCGAGTATGCAAAGGACAATAAAGAGCAGTTCATGGAGAACCACCATCCTGGGAATTCTACGCCA ACACCCATAGCCAATATCGTCTCTGTTGAAGCTCCCAGCACAGCCCCATCAagtaagaaaaaagacaagaaagaacaaCTTTCCAAAGCTCAGAAACGCAAGCTGGCAGATAAGACGG ATCACAAAGGGGAGCTCCCTCGAGGCTGGAACTGGGTTGATGTCGTGAAG CAT ttaagcaAAACTGGCTCTAAAGACGATGAGTAG